A single window of Methanobrevibacter sp. DNA harbors:
- a CDS encoding nitroreductase family protein — MEFMDVLLKRRSTRKFNGEKITRDELDKVLQAGLLAPSSMNRKPINLMVVERKETLKQLSQAKDHGAELLADADKAIVVIADTMISDTWCEDSSIVLTYLHLAATDLNLASCWVQIHMRKKDGVYAEEVVRDILKIDEHYRIAGIMALGHSDDIPEAHTLDDIDKGKVHFLV, encoded by the coding sequence ATGGAATTCATGGATGTTTTACTTAAAAGAAGGTCAACTAGAAAATTCAACGGCGAAAAAATCACCAGAGATGAACTGGACAAGGTTCTGCAGGCAGGACTTCTTGCACCCTCAAGCATGAACAGAAAGCCGATAAATCTTATGGTTGTTGAGAGAAAGGAAACTTTAAAACAGCTCTCACAGGCAAAAGACCATGGGGCTGAACTTCTTGCAGATGCCGACAAGGCAATCGTTGTCATTGCAGATACCATGATAAGCGACACATGGTGTGAGGATTCATCAATCGTTTTAACTTATCTTCATCTTGCCGCAACCGATTTGAATCTTGCAAGCTGCTGGGTTCAGATTCACATGAGAAAAAAGGATGGAGTATATGCTGAGGAAGTTGTCAGGGACATTTTAAAGATTGACGAGCACTACAGAATTGCAGGCATTATGGCGCTTGGCCATTCCGATGACATTCCCGAAGCCCACACTCTCGATGACATTGACAAGGGCAAGGTTCACTTCCTTGTTTAG
- the mtrA gene encoding tetrahydromethanopterin S-methyltransferase subunit A, translating into MADKKSPADGWPVISGDYIVGDPESPVAVTTLASHIEAELSGAAIAGPCKTENLGIEKVVANIISNPNIRFLILAGAEVQGHITGQSFKALHENGADPDKKKIIGATGAIPFVENVPLDGVERFQQQLEIVDLIDTEDIGAIQSKINECVEKDPGALEAEPIIMEVDEENEKMVIVDKKKTKKDQKAEA; encoded by the coding sequence ATGGCTGATAAAAAATCTCCTGCAGACGGCTGGCCGGTAATCAGTGGAGATTACATTGTTGGCGATCCGGAAAGTCCGGTTGCAGTTACAACTCTTGCTTCCCACATTGAAGCGGAACTTTCAGGTGCGGCCATTGCAGGACCATGCAAAACAGAAAACCTTGGTATCGAAAAGGTTGTTGCAAATATCATATCAAATCCGAACATAAGATTCCTTATTCTGGCAGGCGCCGAGGTGCAGGGCCACATTACAGGTCAAAGTTTCAAGGCACTTCACGAAAACGGCGCTGATCCTGACAAAAAGAAAATCATCGGTGCTACAGGAGCAATTCCTTTTGTTGAAAACGTTCCTCTTGACGGAGTTGAAAGGTTTCAGCAGCAACTGGAAATCGTTGATTTAATCGATACAGAAGACATCGGTGCAATCCAGTCCAAGATCAATGAATGCGTTGAAAAGGATCCTGGTGCACTTGAAGCAGAGCCAATTATCATGGAAGTCGATGAAGAAAACGAAAAAATGGTAATTGTCGATAAAAAGAAAACTAAAAAAGACCAAAAGGCTGAAGCTTAA
- a CDS encoding phosphatase PAP2 family protein, which produces MNINIELFNLINNGLANPVLDAVMPVFTNFGGLPAVGIATLLVFLFTRHYKKDEYYEIAKLCLYSLVLSVVIAAALKLTVHEPRPGILLDNVRQLVTPTEPYSFPSGHTSSTFSVITVLAVKLRENKAVFGLCLVFALAIAFSRVYVGAHFPLDVLAGTLVGVVSGVVVLRFKNQK; this is translated from the coding sequence ATGAACATTAACATTGAGCTATTCAATTTAATAAATAATGGTCTTGCAAATCCCGTCCTTGACGCCGTCATGCCGGTTTTTACAAACTTCGGAGGACTTCCGGCAGTGGGCATTGCAACACTTCTTGTGTTTCTTTTTACAAGACACTACAAAAAGGACGAGTATTATGAAATTGCAAAGCTGTGCTTGTACTCACTTGTTTTATCCGTCGTTATTGCAGCGGCGCTTAAATTGACTGTCCATGAGCCGAGACCTGGAATTCTTCTTGACAATGTGCGCCAGCTTGTAACACCGACAGAACCATATTCATTTCCATCAGGACACACCTCATCCACATTCAGTGTGATTACAGTTCTTGCAGTGAAACTGCGTGAAAACAAAGCGGTTTTTGGATTATGCCTAGTCTTTGCACTTGCAATTGCATTTTCAAGAGTGTATGTGGGAGCACACTTTCCGCTTGACGTTTTAGCAGGTACATTGGTTGGTGTTGTAAGTGGTGTGGTTGTTTTAAGGTTTAAAAATCAGAAATAA
- a CDS encoding AAA family ATPase: MCCFENNLEFDTMISEIKIKNLKSFNDQFVSLNNFNVLIGACASGKSNFIEIFKFLKDISMDFENGINKHGGSFLRNFNLNSGDEPSFLKVGYDFPVSIPEFCKSIDGNIFLKVDFNKIEYGLMFNIDDDNLCEILNEIVKIEFKVFNDENDELLSENALYLRNLKGNVSIDFEKSEEYVLLEAFIPQSLLNIVNNNLKNETALMINSALASTPVSWASFFKNLKFYNFDPKFCKTINKINGHSELSELGDTLPVVLDRIAGDGENKRKFLNLLSNILPYIDDVEIKQIMDNQRLFSLLESYSDVLIPAPLVSDGTSNIMALIIALYFEKSNVIFIEEPERNIHPAFFIKIVEMMKEVSANKQIMITTHSPEILKYCELNDIYFISRDKHGFSNISKPIENDIVKPFIEELGIDEVFVDDYLGLGNE; encoded by the coding sequence ATGTGCTGTTTCGAAAATAATTTGGAATTTGATACAATGATATCTGAAATAAAAATTAAGAATTTAAAAAGTTTCAATGACCAGTTTGTTTCTTTAAATAATTTCAACGTTCTGATTGGGGCATGTGCATCAGGCAAATCCAATTTTATTGAAATTTTTAAATTTTTAAAGGATATCTCTATGGATTTTGAAAATGGCATTAATAAACATGGCGGTTCATTTTTAAGGAATTTCAATTTAAATTCAGGGGATGAACCCTCCTTTTTAAAAGTCGGATATGATTTTCCAGTATCAATTCCCGAATTCTGCAAATCAATTGACGGAAATATTTTTCTTAAGGTTGATTTTAATAAAATCGAATATGGATTAATGTTCAATATTGATGATGATAACCTATGTGAAATTTTAAATGAAATTGTCAAAATCGAGTTCAAGGTTTTCAATGATGAAAATGATGAGCTGTTATCAGAAAATGCATTATATTTAAGAAATCTGAAAGGTAACGTTTCCATTGATTTTGAAAAATCTGAAGAATATGTTCTTTTGGAGGCATTTATTCCACAATCTTTGTTAAATATTGTTAATAATAATTTAAAAAATGAAACTGCATTGATGATAAATTCAGCATTGGCGTCCACACCAGTTTCATGGGCGTCTTTTTTTAAAAATTTAAAGTTTTACAATTTTGATCCTAAATTTTGCAAAACAATCAATAAAATTAATGGCCATAGTGAACTTTCTGAACTGGGGGATACTTTACCTGTTGTTTTAGATAGGATTGCAGGTGATGGGGAAAATAAAAGAAAATTTTTAAACCTGTTATCCAATATTCTTCCTTATATTGATGATGTTGAAATTAAACAGATTATGGATAACCAAAGATTATTTTCACTCCTTGAATCTTATAGTGATGTTTTAATTCCAGCACCATTGGTTTCTGATGGGACAAGCAATATAATGGCATTGATTATCGCATTATACTTTGAAAAATCTAATGTTATTTTCATTGAAGAACCTGAAAGAAATATCCATCCTGCATTTTTCATAAAGATTGTAGAAATGATGAAGGAAGTTTCAGCAAATAAACAAATCATGATTACCACTCACAGCCCTGAAATTCTAAAATATTGTGAGTTAAATGATATCTATTTCATCTCAAGAGACAAACATGGTTTTTCAAATATCAGCAAACCAATTGAAAATGATATTGTCAAGCCATTCATTGAAGAATTGGGGATTGATGAAGTATTTGTGGACGATTATCTGGGGTTAGGAAATGAATAA
- a CDS encoding N-6 DNA methylase: MKPTSKNYKILRNILSKIRKFSITPDISYLVIYSFLYKYCSDLLRDHFLSQIQDKALTLDEAYAQEHYREMFRDDAFHMFGYYINSPDCFFDEVINNKYSENFFLYEFFTAFSQHVEFVEGSNYQQYFRFIFDSVSEIINFSKYEFEGENHLMVKEIIFAISKLDIFEEEFPFDKVYDRLCQSKLIEVETDPDYITSMLSCIVKSEKDTINDIYNPFLCDASSIINLSSQNYFMANTYAKSQDKITYCSNIVKLFINLFDLDHIFLEYGSPFESADVGGASFDVITSRIPPLTSKNIQRLNRAQRIEITKRNKRKELEEVLADKFNMNPELLENDIEMNNTIENLVNRMDLDADSKIQFKGEYESLKDSEYLFLINLIDSLKDDGIMVVAMSQSFLFKNTLQTLRKYLTFEKNCIDAIISIPNELTRPRSSEIIVVFRKNRLRNDVMFIDLSTKYKLVRESYRVPGLFRKNLTLDAEFIRHVVEIYHKREIVDRFSNIAGTDEIASKEFNLSVSRYVDTFEGEFVKLEDLKNEKEEITSKIKKLNKKIDMMMDELNIRI, encoded by the coding sequence ATGAAACCCACCTCTAAAAATTACAAGATATTAAGAAACATTCTCTCCAAAATCAGAAAGTTTTCAATAACTCCTGACATCTCCTATCTGGTAATCTACTCATTTTTGTACAAGTACTGTTCAGACCTTCTAAGAGATCATTTCCTAAGCCAGATTCAGGACAAGGCGCTAACCCTTGATGAGGCCTATGCACAGGAGCACTACAGGGAAATGTTTCGCGATGACGCATTTCACATGTTCGGATATTACATTAACAGTCCGGACTGCTTTTTCGATGAGGTCATAAACAACAAGTACTCCGAAAACTTCTTTTTGTACGAGTTTTTCACAGCATTCTCCCAGCACGTCGAATTCGTCGAAGGGTCCAACTACCAGCAGTACTTCAGATTCATATTCGACAGCGTCAGCGAGATAATCAACTTCAGCAAATACGAGTTTGAAGGGGAAAACCATCTGATGGTAAAGGAAATCATCTTCGCAATATCCAAGCTGGACATCTTTGAGGAGGAATTTCCCTTCGACAAGGTATATGACAGATTATGCCAGTCCAAGCTCATTGAGGTGGAAACCGACCCCGACTACATCACATCAATGCTTTCATGCATAGTCAAAAGCGAAAAGGACACAATCAATGACATTTACAATCCATTTTTATGCGACGCATCCTCAATCATAAACCTGAGCTCTCAAAACTACTTCATGGCAAATACCTATGCAAAAAGCCAGGACAAGATAACATACTGCTCAAACATAGTCAAGCTATTCATAAACCTCTTTGATTTGGACCACATATTCCTTGAATACGGATCCCCATTCGAATCTGCAGATGTGGGGGGAGCGTCATTTGACGTTATAACATCAAGGATTCCGCCACTTACAAGCAAAAACATCCAAAGGCTGAACCGGGCTCAAAGGATTGAAATCACCAAAAGAAACAAAAGAAAGGAACTTGAAGAGGTCCTGGCAGACAAGTTCAACATGAATCCAGAACTTCTTGAAAACGACATCGAGATGAACAACACAATTGAAAATCTCGTAAACAGAATGGATTTGGATGCAGATTCAAAAATCCAGTTTAAAGGCGAGTATGAGTCACTTAAGGACAGCGAATACCTGTTTTTAATCAATCTCATTGACTCCCTAAAAGATGACGGAATCATGGTTGTTGCAATGTCACAGAGTTTCCTGTTTAAAAACACTCTTCAAACTTTAAGAAAATATCTGACATTCGAGAAAAACTGCATCGATGCAATAATAAGCATTCCAAATGAGCTTACAAGGCCCCGCAGTTCGGAAATCATTGTGGTATTTAGAAAAAACAGATTAAGAAACGATGTCATGTTCATTGATCTGTCAACCAAATACAAGCTGGTCCGTGAAAGCTACAGGGTTCCGGGGCTTTTCAGGAAAAATCTCACACTGGATGCGGAATTCATCAGACACGTCGTTGAGATATATCATAAACGTGAAATAGTCGACAGGTTTTCAAACATTGCGGGCACAGATGAAATAGCCTCCAAGGAATTCAAC
- a CDS encoding restriction endonuclease subunit S, producing the protein MNKTKLTFIADVSTGLSYRRYLDDDGEDFDVILQRSIKKDGILEDFESVRLNPKHLRPHHFTRPGDILMKMPYPYDVVCVRREGLVVSDRIAIIRLKENHHPQFIAHLLTNAHIKKQLYELSSTERMPHASLKQIKELELSLPDYESQVKYAELLDTINEKIIEDSKVVEYDRRLKEGILNKLWEENI; encoded by the coding sequence ATGAACAAAACAAAACTGACATTTATCGCAGATGTATCAACAGGACTCTCATACAGACGATACCTTGATGACGACGGAGAGGATTTTGACGTCATACTTCAGCGGTCAATAAAAAAGGACGGTATACTCGAAGATTTCGAATCAGTCAGGCTCAATCCGAAACACCTAAGGCCACACCATTTCACCAGACCCGGAGACATCCTGATGAAAATGCCATATCCCTACGACGTTGTTTGTGTTCGCCGTGAAGGCCTGGTGGTAAGTGACAGAATAGCTATAATCCGCCTTAAAGAAAACCATCACCCGCAGTTTATAGCTCACTTGCTCACCAATGCCCATATCAAAAAACAGCTCTACGAACTTTCAAGCACCGAAAGGATGCCTCATGCATCACTAAAGCAGATCAAGGAACTCGAACTGTCACTGCCTGACTATGAAAGCCAGGTAAAGTACGCTGAGCTTCTTGACACCATCAATGAAAAAATCATAGAGGATTCAAAGGTCGTCGAATACGATAGGCGTCTCAAGGAAGGAATCCTCAACAAGCTCTGGGAGGAAAACATATGA